TGCCTCGTGCGTGATCCGGCCGCGGCGGCCGAGAAACTCGGCGACGATGTCGCGCTGGTGCAGGCCGACCTCGCCGATGCGGCGAGCCTCGAGACGGGCCTCGCGGGCTGCGACAAGGTCTTTCTGCTGTCGGGCCATAGCCCGGTGATGGTCGCGCAGCAGATGAACGCCGTGAATGCGGCCAAGTCCGTGGGTGCGACCCACATCGTCAAGCTGTCCGGCGGCAGCTTCATCATCAAGGAAGACACGCCGGCCAAGATCGGCCGCGGCCATTGGGAGATCGAGGAAGCGATCAAGACCAGCGGTCTCGACTGGACGTTCCTGCGCCCCGGCTTCTTCATGCAGAACTTCCTGAACATGGCCGAGGCGATCAAGGCCATGGGCAAGGTGATGATGCCGCTGCCCGCCGATGTGGGACTCGGGATGATCGACGTGCGCGACACCGCGGACGCGGCGGCGGGAATCCTCACCACCGACGGCCATGCCGGCAAGGTCTATGAACTGTCCGGCTCGGATGTCAGCCCGGCGGAGGCCGTCTCCGCCATCGGATCTGTGATCGGCAAGGAGATCACCTTCGTCCAGGTACCCATGGAGGGCGCGATTGGCGCCATGAAGGAGCGCGGCATGCCCGACTGGCTGGTCGATCATCAGAGCACCCTGATGGGAATCGCCGCGAATGGCGACATGGCGAGCTATGGCAACGATTTGATCGAGACCCTGGCCGGCCACGCGCCGCGCACGCCGGCGGATTTTGCCCGTGACCACGCGGCGGCGTTCGGCGGCTGACGGATTTCGTCAATCGAACGACGAGGAGGGCGGGCGCCGAGCCCGCCCTTTTTGCTGCCGGTCGCTATTCTTGACTTGCGGGAGCGGGGTATTAGGTCTTATATAAGACTAATATGTGCACGAGACCATGACAATAAGGATGACGGAGGCCGCCATGAGTGCCGTTGAGACCCTTACCGGAACCGAAGACGCCGACCCGAATGCCGCGCCTTCCAAGTACCAGTTTCTGCTGATCCCGCCGTTCCGTCTCCCGAGCAAAACGAAATGGGGCTACCAGACCCTGCATCTGGACGGTGAGCTGCCGAAGAAAGAGCGCCTGATGAATGCCGACATGGTGCTGCCCTATCTCGGCGGCATCGACTGGGACCTGCACCCGGGCGCCGAGGCGACCTATGGCGACTGGCCGGTGGAAACCCGCGAGGAGTTCGCCTACGCCTCTGATGCGCGGCTCAAGAATATCCGCATTGCGATCGAGACCGGCAAATATAACGGCATCGTGCTGCTCGGCGGCGGCGAGCCGGGCTTCCTCGAAGCGCGCGAGATGTGCCGCAAGGCGGGGATCGTGTGCACGGGCAACGCCCATTCCCAGATGTATCTGGCGACGATCCTGGGCAACAAATATTCGGTGATCGACATCGCCGGCGTGCACAATGTCTACTATCGCGACCTGATCTATCAGCACCAGCTGCAGAATCGCTGTGCGTCAATCCGTAACATCGGCATGCGTCTGCCTCGCCCCGGTGCAGAGGACGGACCCCAGCTGCGCGCCGAGCGCGAGAAGGCGCTGGCGGGCGAGAAATCCCTGGCGGTCGACAATGCGGTCGAGCAGGCGGAAAAGGCGCTGATGGAAGACGGCGCTGAGGTGATTACCCTTGGCTGTTCCGGCACCTTCTGGCTCAAGCCGTTCATCGAGAAGGGGCTTGCGGAGCGGGGTTGGGAAGTGCCCGTGCTCGAGGGTTATTCGTCCTCGATCGCGCTGGCCAAGCTGATGATCGATCTGGGGGTGAACGCGTCCGGCATCACCTTCATGGAAGATCACCCCAAGCGGCTGCCCGAGAAGTTCATCGTCTGACGTGTA
This region of Alphaproteobacteria bacterium genomic DNA includes:
- a CDS encoding SDR family oxidoreductase yields the protein MIGVIGATGSTGRALVAALKEKGADFRCLVRDPAAAAEKLGDDVALVQADLADAASLETGLAGCDKVFLLSGHSPVMVAQQMNAVNAAKSVGATHIVKLSGGSFIIKEDTPAKIGRGHWEIEEAIKTSGLDWTFLRPGFFMQNFLNMAEAIKAMGKVMMPLPADVGLGMIDVRDTADAAAGILTTDGHAGKVYELSGSDVSPAEAVSAIGSVIGKEITFVQVPMEGAIGAMKERGMPDWLVDHQSTLMGIAANGDMASYGNDLIETLAGHAPRTPADFARDHAAAFGG